The proteins below come from a single Tribolium castaneum strain GA2 chromosome 9, icTriCast1.1, whole genome shotgun sequence genomic window:
- the Pld gene encoding phospholipase D2, protein MSTENIIRMEEEESGECNNELSLTRPSLGGSEYDDELGIPESLIIVDVGDGPVVIEHSDEEIEDDVFDGLPFSSIHKPPIKFKSFRRNVFIPSLDISVTIKDYERNLTTHMLNPNLYTISLVHGTFNWQIKKRYKQIQHLHQQLILFRAGLNIPFPSKTHKRKRKSFKMNVPEAGRGKRKAALPRFPKKPEILVPYEKLCDRIKQLENYLNNLLSINIYRNHPATIEFLEVSHLSFVQGLGIKGKEGVVKKRTGSTQPGQAGCNCCGLIRCMFCIRCQHLCKDILCARWNERWFFIKDTCFGYINPDDGMIKCVILFDQGFEVASGLYSIGLQTGFQIQTLSRQIAFKCWTRRKSREWVEALKEVASGTAREFTQANQHRSFAPLRTTIAACWFVDGASYMSAVADAIENAKEEVFITDWWLSPEIYMKRPAISGDYWRLDKLLQRKAASGVRIFVLLYKEVELALGLNSYYSKQTLAELSENIKVLRHPDHARVGVFLWAHHEKMVVVDQSYAFVGGIDLCYGRWDDAKHRLTDLGSITPSIDVSTLKKKTSSVPGGDAIYPIPIPIYKQTPIPVVTEPEAPEPCPLPQLEPGDTLLIPTVKLKCNTPDMERKNVIDTIKNTVKTKGKDLISLVYTPHEDSVEKTEEEKKPQTQDEFLETLNGSSKLWVGKDYVNFIVKDFNNLDSPFDDFIDRVTTPRMPWHDVGVCVQGAAARDVSRHFIQRWNATKLEKAKSNKCYPYLLPKSYDDFKTLPIVFPNEVSNVSCQVLRSVSTWSCGFLEPDTVEQSIHEAYIDTINKAQHYIYIENQFFISLPYTNPNTRNQIAEALYKRIVRAFKAKEVFRVFVVMPLLPGFEGEVGGPTGTSLHAITHWNYCSISQGKDAILSRLQEAGIEDPSDFISFYGLRNHATLNCEPITELIYVHSKLMIVDDKTVICGSANINDRSLIGKRDSEIAVLIEDEAFDDGVMNGKKFPCGKFAGGLRKYLFKEHLGLLGKEHEMIDFDITDPISDYFYKEVWYKTASLNTEFYEKVFHCIPTDRVKNFADLKKNQEEKPLYSNEISRAEKMLESIQGHLVLLPLHFLSQESLTPAASSVEGMMPTSLWT, encoded by the exons atgtcAACAGAGAATATCATTAG aatggAGGAAGAGGAATCAGGTGAATGCAACAATGAGCTGTCTTTGACTAGACCGAGTCTGGGAGGCTCCGAGTATGACGATGAGCTGGGAATCCCCGAATCCCTCATTATCGTGGATGTGGGGGATGGCCCTGTTGTCATAGAGCACTCAGATGAGGAAATTGAAG ATGACGTCTTCGACGGTTTGCCCTTTTCTTCAATTCACAAACCGCCAATCAAATTCAAGTCTTTCCGACGAAATGTCTTCATCCCGTCCCTTGATATTTCAGTAACCATCAAAGACTACGAACGCAACTTAACAACGCACATGCTTAATCCTAACTT ATATACCATTTCCCTAGTCCATGGCACTTTCAACTGGCAAATCAAAAAACGCTACAAACAAATCCAGCACTTGCACCAACAGTTAATTCTATTCAGGGCTGGTTTAAACATCCCATTTCCCAGCAAAACGCACAAAAGGAAACGCAAAAGTTTCAAAATGAACGTCCCGGAAGCTGGACGCGGCAAACGAAAAGCGGCGCTTCCAAG GTTTCCCAAAAAACCGGAGATTCTGGTACCGTATGAAAAACTATGCGATCGGATCAAGCAGCTTGAAAATTACCTCAATAACTTGCTCTCTATTAATATTTATCGCAACCATCCTGCCACT atcgAATTTTTGGAAGTTTCGCATCTATCGTTCGTCCAAGGTTTGGGTATTAAAGGTAAGGAAGGAGTGGTCAAAAAACGGACAGGAAGCACGCAGCCGGGACAAGCGGGGTGCAATTGTTGCGGGCTCATCAGGTGCATGTTCTGCATAAG ATGTCAGCACTTGTGCAAGGACATTTTGTGCGCGCGCTGGAACGAGCGCTGGTTTTTCATCAAAGACACCTGTTTCGGCTACATTAACCCTGATGATGGCATGATCAAATGCGTCATTTTATTCGACCAAGGTTTCGAGGTGGCGTCCGGTTTGTACTCCATCGGTTTACAGACCGGTTTCCAAATCCAAACATTGAGTCGCCAAATCGCGTTTAAATGTTGGACGAGGAGGAAAAGTCGGGAGTGGGTGGAGGCACTCAAAGAGGTGGCCTCGGGGACTG CCCGGGAATTCACACAAGCCAACCAACACCGCTCTTTTGCACCTTTAAGGACCACAATTGCGGCGTGTTGGTTCGTAGATGGCGCTAGTTACATGTCGGCGGTTGCTGACGCTATTGAAAATGCAAAGGAGGAGGTTTTTATCACTGATTGGTGGTTGAGTCCGGAGATTTATATGAAACGGCCAGCGATTAGTGGCGATTATTGGAGGTTGGATAAGTTGTTGCAAAGGAAGGCTGCGAGTGGTGTTCGGATTTTTGTGCTACTTTACAAGGAAGTGGAGTTGGCGTTGGGATTAAACAGTTACTATAGTAAGCAAACTCTCGCGGAATTATCGGAAAATATCAAAGTTTTGCGACACCCGGACCATGCCCGTGTTGGGGTTTTTCTGTGGGCACATCATGAAAAAATGGTCGTTGTGGACCAAAGTTACGCGTTTGTTGGCGGCATTGATTTGTGCTATGGACGCTGGGATGACGCCAAACACAG ATTGACAGATCTTGGAAGCATAACACCATCAATTGACGTTTCAACgttgaaaaagaaaacatcAAGTGTGCCAGGAGGCGACGCGATTTACCCAATCCCTATCCCGATTTACAAACAAACGCCAATCCCGGTTGTAACCGAACCGGAAGCACCCGAACCTTGCCCCCTCCCTCAACTAGAACCTGGCGACACTCTTTTAATACCAACTGTTAAACTCAAATGTAACACTCCTGACATGGAGCGCAAAAACGTAATAGACACAATCAAAAACACGGTTAAAACAAAAGGAAAAGATCTCATCTCATTGGTTTACACTCCTCATGAAGATAGCGTCGAGAAAACAGAGGAAGAGAAAAAACCACAAACACAGGACGAGTTTTTGGAAACTTTGAACGGATCATCGAAATTGTGGGTTGGGAAGGATTAtgtcaattttattgttaaggattttaataatttggatTCGCCGTTTGATGATTTTATCGATCGGGTGACCACACCTCGGATGCCGTGGCATGATGTGGGGGTTTGTGTTCAGGGGGCTGCCGCTAGAGACGTCTCGAGACATTTTATCCAACGGTGGAATGCCACCAAGTTGGAGAAAGCCAAGTCGAATAAATGCTATCCTTATTTATTGCCGAAAAGTTACGACGATTTTAAAACTTTGCCGATTGTGTTCCCGAACGAAGTTAGCAACGTTTCATGCCAG GTCCTCCGAAGTGTTAGTACATGGTCTTGTGGTTTTTTAGAACCAGATACAGTCGAGCAAAGCATTCACGAGGCCTATATTGACACTATTAACAAAGCCCAGCATTATATTTACATAGAAAATCAGTTTTTCATCTCACTGCCGTACACCAATCCAAACACAAGGAACCAAATAGCCGAAGCGCTTTACAAACGAATTGTCCGAGCTTTCAA AGCCAAAGAAGTGTTCCGTGTCTTTGTTGTTATGCCGCTGTTGCCTGGCTTTGAGGGTGAAGTTGGGGGGCCCACAGGCACCTCCCTGCATGCCATAACACACTGGAattattgctcaatctcgcA AGGTAAAGATGCGATTTTGAGTCGGTTACAAGAGGCAGGGATTGAGGATCCGAGCGATTTTATTTCGTTCTACGGTTTGAGAAATCATGCGACTTTAAACTGTGAGCCAATCACTGAATTGATTTACGTCCACTCCAAGTTAATGATAGTCGATGATAAAACTGTGATTTGTGGCTCGGCTAATATTAACGATCGCTCTCTAATCGGTAAAAGAGATTCGGAAATTGCCGTTTTGATCGAAGATGAGGCCTTCGATGATGGCGTGATGAACGGAAAGAAGTTCCCATGCGGAAAATTCGCAGGGGGTTtacgtaaatatttattcaagGAACATTTAGGTTTGTTGGGGAAGGAGCACGAAATGATCGATTTTGACATAACCGATCCAATCTCGGATTATTTCTATAAAGAAGTTTGGTACAAAACGGCCAGTTTGAATACAGAGTTTTACGAAAAAGTCTTCCACTGTATTCCAACAGACAGGGTGAAAAATTTCGCCgatttgaagaaaaatcaaGAGGAGAAGCCCCTGTATAGCAACGAGATTTCGCGGGCTGAAAAAATGTTGGAGAGTATTCAG GGTCACCTTGTACTCTTGCCTTTACATTTCCTGAGTCAGGAAAGCCTGACTCCTGCCGCTAGTTCAGTAGAAGGGATGATGCCAACGTCCTTGTGGACTTAA